GGCCCTGCCCCATGTCGAGAGCGGGCTGTTGCTCCTCCTGGGGGCGACGACCGAGAACGTCAGCTTCGAGGTGAGGCCCGCCCTCATCAGCAGGTGCCGCGTCTTCCAGCTCCGCGAGCTCACCCCCGCGGACATCCGGACCGCGCTCTCGCGTGCGCTCACCGATGAGAAGCGGGGGCTCGGCGCCAGGCGGCTGACGGCGGGCGACGAGGCGCTCACCGTGCTGGCGGAGGGCAGCGGGGGCGACGTGCGCAAGGCGCTGGGGGCGCTGGAGCTCGCGGCGCAGCTCACCGCGGATGGCGGGGAGCTCACGCGGGAGATCGCCGTCCAGGCGACCGGCACGCGCCTGTCGCGGCACGACAAGGATGGGGATCAGCACTTCGACCTGCTGAGCGCCCTCCAGAAGTCGTGCAGGGGCTCCAACGCCCAGGGGGCCATCTTCTGGGCGGCGCGGCTGCTCCAGGCGGGGGATGACGTGGCGCTGTGGCGCCGGCTCAAGGTGATCGCCGTGGAGGACGTGGGGCTGGCGATGCCCGAGGCCATCAACATCGTGCGCGCGTGCGAGGAGAGCTTCTACTCCGTGGGCATGCCGGAGGGGCGCATCTTCGTCGCCCATGCCACCCTCACCCTGGCCACGGCGAAGAAGAGCAACCGGGCCTATCAGGCCATGGATGCCGCGCTGGCGGCCGTGGAGGCGCACCCCAACGCGGCCCCACCGCTCCACCTCCGCAACGCCCCCACGGAGCTCATGAAGGAGCTGGGGCACAAACAGGGCTATCAGCCGCCGTGGAACCACAAGGACCACTACGCACCCGGTCAGACGTACCTGCCCGAGCCGCTGGAGCGCTCCATCTTCTACCGG
This is a stretch of genomic DNA from Archangium violaceum. It encodes these proteins:
- a CDS encoding replication-associated recombination protein A; this translates as MTAGPDLFAASVDVNRFAPLAERMRPRTPDEFIGQSHLLGPGAPLRQLIERKALVSSLFWGPPGVGKTTLARMLAAGVDAEFVILSAVSDGIPRIREVVAEAERLRNQYHRRTVVFVDEIHRWAKNVQEQALPHVESGLLLLLGATTENVSFEVRPALISRCRVFQLRELTPADIRTALSRALTDEKRGLGARRLTAGDEALTVLAEGSGGDVRKALGALELAAQLTADGGELTREIAVQATGTRLSRHDKDGDQHFDLLSALQKSCRGSNAQGAIFWAARLLQAGDDVALWRRLKVIAVEDVGLAMPEAINIVRACEESFYSVGMPEGRIFVAHATLTLATAKKSNRAYQAMDAALAAVEAHPNAAPPLHLRNAPTELMKELGHKQGYQPPWNHKDHYAPGQTYLPEPLERSIFYRPSKEGHEAEIHERMSHWWREDKASRGE